In a single window of the Methanolobus psychrophilus R15 genome:
- a CDS encoding putative transcriptional regulator has protein sequence MTSNRCSMKSEREELVADSVVSILEKTASVDNISKNNLDAITGNILSKINENGTIRKFRIVQIESSCQNNNLVEPFCWRQQYGQNMDEMFPDHFEELLDMDINGTCSKLRLVQEAIKIVFQSTAEEYQVLRSHTEQGASMLSTVVKSETAYPRSHPRSHPRSFKDDSDNHRRNVTNRYHDRSWLKDEKHFRENYQQIGIVIGVIEMTVPDKPKSHKQKYRLTNAGKKLLKGRKHE, from the coding sequence ATGACCAGTAATCGGTGTTCAATGAAGAGTGAGAGAGAAGAACTTGTTGCGGACTCAGTTGTTTCCATTTTGGAAAAAACTGCTTCTGTAGATAATATCTCTAAAAACAACCTTGATGCCATCACAGGCAATATACTGTCCAAAATTAACGAGAATGGAACTATCCGGAAATTCCGGATAGTTCAAATTGAAAGTTCATGTCAAAACAACAATTTGGTAGAACCATTTTGCTGGCGTCAGCAATATGGTCAGAACATGGATGAAATGTTTCCCGACCATTTCGAGGAACTCCTCGATATGGATATAAATGGAACTTGTAGCAAATTGCGACTGGTTCAGGAAGCAATAAAGATAGTATTCCAGTCGACTGCGGAAGAGTATCAGGTTTTGAGGTCACATACAGAACAGGGCGCATCAATGCTGTCTACAGTAGTGAAAAGCGAAACTGCATACCCCCGAAGTCACCCCCGAAGTCACCCCCGAAGTTTTAAGGATGATTCAGATAATCACCGGAGAAATGTCACGAATAGATATCATGACCGCTCTTGGCTGAAGGACGAAAAACACTTCAGGGAAAATTACCAGCAGATTGGAATCGTCATTGGTGTAATTGAGATGACTGTCCCTGATAAACCTAAAAGCCATAAGCAGAAATACCGACTGACCAATGCCGGAAAGAAACTTTTGAAAGGAAGGAAACACGAATGA
- a CDS encoding type I site-specific deoxyribonuclease, HsdR family, whose protein sequence is MDTFETNEKALSQIPAVQLLINLGYEYLSPGEALKERQSRTSNVLLESILRSQLKKINRIQYRGNEYLFSEENIQSAIEKLKNIRYDGLLKTNEMVYDLLTLGTAMEQTIEGNSKSFNLNYIDWRNPERNSFHVTVEYSVQRSRSTETVRPDIVLFVNGIPFCVIECKAPQVDIGQAVSQSIRNQTDEHIPKLFTYTQLLLAINKNSAMYATVGSAAKLWSIWKEKQTQAGTPEFEKLQELVSKPLEKDIISRILTTLNAEPEILEKERLVTEQDRSIYSLCRPERLLELAWKFTIFDAGIKKIARYQQYFVTKSTLKRIKQFGEDGSRRGGIIWHTQGSGKSLTMVMLARNLALDPEILNPRIVLVTDRDDLDKQLGNTFAACGLEASRATSGRNLLELITEKESGIITTLIHKFDKAYAAGKYQDVSPDIFVLVDESHRTQFGSFSARMRQMFPNACYLGFTGTPLMKKEKNSFTKFGGLLEPHYSITQAVEDGAVVPLLYEGRHVEMTQNQAAVDMWFERHTQGLTDQQKADLKRKYARAEMLNKADQVIYMRAFDIIEHYRANWQGTGFKAQLVAPSKPAALRYHNYLNEIGTISSEVVISPPDMRESYDETDDEATDEVVKFWQKMMRRYRSEEEYTKQLINQFKHGSDPEILIVVSKLLTGFDAPKNTVLYLCRVLREHTLLQAIARVNRIHEGKEFGFIVDYASILGELDKALTMYSAFEGFDESDLAGTLSSINREVEKLPGRYSDLWDLFKTVKHAYDEEEYELLLADEQLREEFYARLSEYSRNLAIALSSDRFLSETDEQTLSRYKADLRKFQSLKNSVKLRYAEAIDYRDYEPKIKKLLDTHIQADEAIRLNEPVNIFDDKMFDQVKEEQGIYETKKTTSSRADTIAHATKRVIIEKMDTDPAFYEKFSKLIQQAIEDFRAKRLSDLDYLNKVTDIRNKVVGKVHDEVPVHLNDNEDAMAYYGVIKPFIKNHGLGGKELENIIADTAIAIHAIIEKHNKVNFWDDEDAKKQTENEIDDYLYDELKNGKNIDMSSKQMDGIIEKVLLVAKHRSYR, encoded by the coding sequence ATGGACACATTCGAGACAAACGAAAAGGCACTTTCCCAGATTCCGGCAGTACAGCTTCTCATAAACCTGGGTTATGAATATTTAAGTCCGGGTGAGGCGCTGAAGGAAAGACAGAGCCGCACGTCCAATGTACTCCTTGAGAGCATCCTGCGCAGCCAGCTGAAGAAAATAAACCGCATCCAGTACAGGGGAAACGAGTACCTGTTCAGTGAAGAGAACATCCAGTCTGCCATCGAGAAGCTCAAGAACATCAGGTATGACGGACTGCTGAAGACCAATGAAATGGTATACGACCTCCTGACCCTCGGGACCGCAATGGAGCAGACCATCGAAGGCAACTCCAAGAGCTTTAACCTGAACTACATCGACTGGCGCAATCCCGAGAGAAACAGCTTCCATGTAACCGTTGAGTATAGTGTCCAGCGTTCCAGAAGCACTGAGACCGTGCGCCCGGATATCGTGCTATTTGTCAACGGAATTCCTTTCTGCGTAATAGAATGTAAGGCCCCGCAGGTAGATATCGGGCAGGCCGTATCACAATCCATCAGGAACCAGACAGATGAACACATTCCAAAACTCTTCACTTATACCCAGCTGCTTCTCGCCATAAACAAGAACAGTGCTATGTATGCAACAGTCGGAAGTGCTGCAAAGTTATGGAGCATCTGGAAAGAAAAACAGACGCAGGCCGGAACCCCGGAGTTTGAAAAACTACAGGAGCTGGTCAGCAAGCCGCTGGAAAAAGATATCATCTCCAGAATATTAACCACCCTCAACGCAGAACCCGAAATACTGGAAAAAGAACGCCTTGTCACCGAACAGGACAGGTCGATATATTCACTCTGTCGTCCTGAAAGATTACTGGAGCTGGCATGGAAGTTCACCATATTTGATGCCGGTATTAAAAAGATCGCCAGGTATCAGCAGTATTTTGTAACAAAATCAACCCTCAAGCGCATAAAGCAATTCGGCGAGGACGGATCCCGCAGGGGAGGCATCATCTGGCACACACAGGGATCCGGCAAATCCCTGACAATGGTCATGCTGGCAAGAAACCTCGCCCTTGACCCGGAAATATTGAATCCCCGGATAGTGCTGGTAACAGACAGGGACGATCTTGACAAACAGCTTGGCAACACATTTGCCGCCTGCGGTCTTGAAGCCAGTCGCGCCACCTCCGGGCGCAACCTTCTGGAACTTATCACTGAAAAAGAGTCCGGCATCATAACCACGCTGATCCACAAATTCGATAAAGCCTATGCCGCCGGAAAATACCAGGATGTGTCGCCCGACATCTTCGTGCTGGTTGATGAGAGCCACCGCACCCAGTTCGGATCATTCTCCGCACGCATGAGGCAGATGTTCCCCAACGCCTGCTATCTGGGATTCACGGGAACCCCGCTGATGAAAAAGGAAAAGAACAGCTTCACCAAATTCGGCGGACTGCTTGAACCCCATTACTCCATAACACAGGCCGTCGAGGACGGTGCTGTGGTGCCGCTCCTTTATGAAGGAAGACATGTGGAAATGACCCAGAACCAGGCGGCTGTTGACATGTGGTTCGAACGCCATACCCAGGGACTCACCGACCAGCAGAAAGCTGACCTCAAACGCAAATATGCCAGAGCGGAAATGCTGAACAAAGCCGACCAGGTCATCTACATGAGGGCGTTCGATATAATCGAGCATTACCGTGCAAACTGGCAGGGGACGGGGTTCAAAGCCCAGCTTGTCGCCCCCAGCAAGCCTGCCGCCCTGAGATACCACAATTACCTGAACGAAATTGGCACGATTTCATCGGAGGTCGTCATTTCCCCGCCGGATATGCGTGAAAGCTATGATGAGACCGATGACGAAGCAACCGACGAGGTTGTCAAATTCTGGCAAAAAATGATGAGACGCTACAGGAGCGAGGAAGAATACACAAAACAGCTCATCAACCAGTTCAAACACGGCAGCGATCCGGAAATACTGATAGTGGTAAGCAAACTCCTGACAGGATTTGACGCTCCGAAAAATACCGTATTGTACCTGTGCAGGGTTTTACGGGAGCACACCCTGCTTCAGGCTATTGCAAGGGTTAACCGTATTCATGAGGGCAAAGAATTCGGATTCATTGTTGATTACGCAAGCATACTCGGAGAACTGGACAAAGCACTGACCATGTACAGTGCATTTGAAGGCTTCGACGAGTCGGACCTTGCAGGTACACTCAGTTCGATAAACAGGGAAGTCGAAAAACTGCCCGGCAGGTACTCTGACCTCTGGGACCTCTTCAAAACAGTAAAACATGCCTATGATGAAGAAGAATACGAACTTCTGCTGGCAGACGAACAGCTCAGGGAAGAATTCTACGCCCGCCTTTCCGAGTATTCCAGAAACCTCGCAATTGCCCTGTCTTCAGACCGCTTTCTATCAGAAACTGACGAACAGACACTATCCAGATACAAAGCCGACCTTAGGAAATTCCAGTCCCTGAAAAATTCTGTTAAACTGCGATATGCTGAGGCAATCGATTACAGAGATTATGAGCCAAAAATCAAGAAACTTCTGGACACACACATACAGGCAGATGAAGCAATCCGGCTCAACGAGCCCGTCAATATCTTTGATGATAAAATGTTCGATCAGGTAAAGGAAGAACAGGGAATCTACGAAACAAAAAAGACCACATCTTCCAGAGCCGATACCATAGCACATGCCACCAAAAGAGTGATCATTGAGAAAATGGACACAGACCCGGCATTCTACGAAAAGTTCTCAAAGCTCATCCAGCAGGCCATAGAAGATTTCAGAGCAAAGAGACTCTCGGATCTGGACTATCTGAACAAAGTCACGGATATCAGGAACAAGGTTGTTGGAAAAGTGCATGATGAAGTACCGGTTCATCTCAATGATAACGAAGATGCGATGGCTTACTATGGAGTGATCAAACCATTCATTAAAAACCATGGACTGGGTGGGAAGGAGCTCGAAAATATTATCGCCGATACTGCGATAGCCATTCATGCAATTATTGAAAAACACAACAAAGTCAATTTCTGGGATGATGAGGATGCTAAAAAACAAACAGAAAACGAAATTGACGACTATTTGTACGATGAACTGAAGAATGGGAAAAATATCGACATGTCAAGCAAACAGATGGACGGAATTATCGAAAAGGTCCTGCTGGTTGCAAAACACAGGAGCTACAGATGA
- a CDS encoding restriction modification system DNA specificity domain-containing protein, which produces MSNLSDWQHRCLGDVSEFVTSGSRDWAKFYSESGSKFIRMTNLTRGGIFLDQSDLKYVNVKSDSADGKRTSLKPGDILISITAELGKIGWVPDDIGEAYINQHTALVRIKGSVNSKFVAYLLSSEKLNNTINRLNDSGAKAGLNLPTVRKIPIRLPPLPEQKAIADLLSTWDEAIGKTERLIQAKEKRFKWLLRESIGKSLMDEHKYEWKKVKIGTFLKESRIPDNENNPKKRLSVKLHLKGVEIRDHRGTEVENSTVYFKRKAGQFIYGKQNIFKGAVGIVPNELNGYSSTQDIPAFEISENVDGAWLLCLFSYSNFYKKLENYASGSGSKRLHPNELFKTKITLPPLEEQKQIAETLSAAQQEIDLLKQLAKKYKIQKRGLMQKMLTGEWRVKEEIIRQYAEA; this is translated from the coding sequence ATGAGTAACTTATCTGATTGGCAACATCGTTGCTTAGGTGATGTTTCAGAATTCGTAACAAGCGGATCACGAGATTGGGCTAAATTCTACTCAGAGAGCGGAAGTAAATTTATCCGTATGACTAACTTAACACGGGGCGGTATTTTCTTAGATCAAAGTGATCTAAAATACGTAAATGTAAAATCGGATTCTGCAGATGGGAAAAGAACTTCATTAAAGCCCGGCGATATCCTAATATCTATTACAGCAGAATTAGGAAAAATTGGCTGGGTACCCGATGATATTGGTGAAGCTTATATAAACCAGCATACTGCCTTGGTGAGAATTAAAGGTAGTGTAAACAGTAAATTTGTCGCTTATCTTCTTTCTTCTGAAAAACTCAATAATACCATTAATAGATTAAATGACTCAGGGGCAAAGGCCGGTCTAAACCTACCAACAGTGAGAAAAATTCCAATCCGTCTCCCCCCACTCCCCGAACAAAAAGCCATTGCCGATCTGCTCTCCACATGGGATGAGGCCATCGGGAAGACTGAAAGGCTGATTCAGGCGAAGGAGAAGCGGTTTAAGTGGTTGTTAAGGGAATCAATTGGGAAATCACTGATGGATGAACATAAGTATGAATGGAAGAAGGTGAAAATTGGAACTTTTTTAAAAGAAAGTCGTATTCCAGATAATGAAAATAATCCAAAAAAAAGGTTAAGTGTTAAACTTCACTTAAAAGGAGTGGAAATTAGAGACCATAGGGGAACAGAAGTTGAAAATTCAACTGTATATTTTAAACGTAAAGCGGGACAATTTATTTACGGCAAGCAGAATATTTTCAAGGGTGCCGTAGGAATTGTACCCAATGAGCTAAATGGATATTCTTCAACACAAGATATTCCTGCTTTTGAGATCTCGGAAAATGTTGATGGAGCATGGTTGTTATGTCTCTTTTCTTATTCCAACTTTTATAAGAAACTTGAAAATTATGCCAGCGGTTCTGGCTCCAAACGACTTCATCCAAATGAGTTGTTCAAAACCAAAATTACACTTCCACCACTCGAAGAACAAAAACAAATCGCAGAAACCCTATCCGCAGCCCAGCAGGAAATCGACCTGCTCAAACAACTTGCCAAAAAATACAAAATCCAGAAACGCGGCCTGATGCAGAAGATGCTTACGGGCGAGTGGCGGGTGAAGGAAGAGATAATCAGACAGTATGCAGAGGCGTGA
- a CDS encoding ABC transporter, ATPase subunit codes for MVEVIDLKDVWVSYGNVPVLEAVDLVVEDRDFLAIIGPNGGGKSTLLKVILGLIKPDRGSVKLLGDDPKRTRKYAGYVPQYISSNLEFPISVWEVVLMGCLGRKGPFRGYNEEDKKAAYESLKVVDMLDYRDRQIGELSGGQKQRVFIARSLVTHPKLLILDEPSTGIDSKRQKEFYELLNRLKSEIAILLVTHDMSALSVYVDKVACLNRRLHYHNSKELSPADLEAAYQCPVELIAHGVPHRVLKLH; via the coding sequence ATGGTTGAAGTGATCGATCTCAAGGATGTATGGGTAAGTTATGGCAACGTTCCTGTGCTTGAAGCAGTGGATCTTGTAGTTGAGGACAGGGATTTCCTTGCCATAATCGGCCCTAACGGAGGTGGCAAAAGCACCCTCCTCAAAGTTATCCTGGGATTGATCAAACCTGATCGTGGCTCGGTCAAACTTCTGGGGGACGATCCGAAAAGGACCCGCAAATATGCGGGTTATGTGCCCCAGTATATCTCTTCTAACCTCGAGTTCCCCATAAGTGTATGGGAAGTTGTTCTCATGGGCTGCCTGGGCCGTAAAGGTCCCTTCAGGGGATATAACGAAGAGGACAAAAAAGCTGCCTATGAATCCCTTAAAGTAGTCGATATGCTTGATTACAGGGACCGCCAGATCGGTGAACTGTCAGGCGGACAGAAACAGAGGGTCTTCATCGCCCGGTCGCTTGTTACACATCCCAAATTGCTGATTCTGGACGAACCTTCAACCGGGATAGATTCAAAACGCCAGAAGGAGTTCTATGAGCTTCTTAACCGGCTTAAATCGGAAATTGCTATTCTTCTTGTCACTCACGACATGAGCGCCCTGTCGGTTTATGTTGACAAGGTCGCCTGTCTGAATCGAAGGCTGCACTATCACAACTCAAAGGAATTGAGCCCTGCTGATCTTGAGGCGGCATACCAATGCCCGGTAGAGCTGATAGCGCATGGTGTTCCTCACAGGGTCTTGAAGCTACATTGA
- a CDS encoding aminotransferase, class V, with protein sequence MYDVHSVREDFPVLKEVIYLDNAATTQTPVPAVRAMEEYFFKYAGNHGRGAHRLARETTNHYEDARESVAAFLNADVKKTIFTRNATESINVVARGFPWEDGDHVIVTLVEHHSNLLPWMRLKDEGVDLTIVKPDITGIVDPGNIISAITGRTRLIAVTQVSNVFGSIQDVSRVIKSAHGGDIRVLVDGSQSAGHMPVDLGSMNPDFFVTPGHKGLLGPQGTGVLYIKEPDNIEPLFLGGGMVRAVNDSGYEIEASPAKFEAGTPNMPGVIGLGRAVEYAKDVGVKDIEKHEVTLARDAARRLAGIDGVEVYGPKERSSVVPFNVTGMNAHDVAMILDQTRKICVRSGYHCAIPGIGFLGVDGTVRASFALYNTQEEVDQLVDTVLNIAAFVA encoded by the coding sequence ATGTACGATGTCCATTCTGTCAGGGAAGACTTTCCGGTGCTTAAAGAAGTTATCTATCTGGATAATGCAGCCACCACACAGACCCCGGTACCTGCAGTCCGGGCTATGGAGGAGTATTTTTTCAAGTATGCAGGTAATCACGGCAGGGGAGCTCACAGGCTTGCCCGTGAGACCACAAACCATTATGAGGATGCCCGGGAAAGCGTCGCAGCTTTTCTGAATGCAGATGTAAAAAAGACCATCTTCACAAGGAATGCCACAGAAAGCATAAATGTTGTTGCACGGGGTTTTCCCTGGGAGGATGGCGACCATGTTATAGTCACCCTTGTGGAACATCACTCCAACCTTCTTCCCTGGATGCGGCTTAAAGATGAGGGAGTGGACCTCACCATTGTAAAACCTGATATCACCGGTATTGTCGATCCCGGGAATATAATCTCGGCGATTACCGGCCGGACGCGCTTGATAGCTGTCACCCAGGTGTCCAATGTATTTGGTTCCATACAGGATGTCAGCAGGGTTATCAAATCTGCTCACGGGGGGGATATCCGGGTGCTGGTGGACGGTTCCCAGTCCGCAGGGCACATGCCCGTAGATCTGGGCTCCATGAATCCTGATTTCTTTGTAACTCCCGGTCACAAGGGCCTTCTGGGGCCGCAGGGTACCGGTGTGTTGTATATAAAGGAGCCGGATAATATCGAGCCGCTGTTCCTTGGCGGGGGGATGGTCCGTGCGGTGAATGATTCCGGTTATGAGATAGAGGCAAGCCCTGCAAAGTTTGAGGCCGGTACCCCCAATATGCCGGGAGTCATTGGCCTTGGGCGGGCAGTGGAATATGCGAAAGATGTAGGGGTTAAGGATATCGAGAAGCATGAGGTGACGCTTGCCCGGGATGCCGCCCGCAGGCTTGCAGGGATAGATGGGGTGGAAGTTTACGGACCAAAGGAAAGGTCATCTGTTGTGCCTTTCAATGTCACCGGTATGAATGCGCACGATGTTGCCATGATACTTGACCAGACCCGGAAAATATGCGTGCGTAGCGGTTATCACTGTGCTATTCCCGGGATAGGGTTCCTCGGGGTGGATGGTACCGTGAGGGCTTCGTTTGCATTGTACAATACGCAGGAAGAGGTTGACCAGCTTGTTGATACTGTCCTGAATATTGCTGCATTCGTTGCTTGA
- a CDS encoding ABC transporter, inner membrane subunit, protein MLEILQYGFMRNAIMAAVLASIACGIIGVYVVVKKVSSLSGGISHASFGGVGLGYYLGVNPMYGLIPFSLLAAIAMGLASKRTKVAEDTAVGILWSLGMAIGIILIYLTPGYAPDLMTYLFGNILTVPLSDIYLMLALDAVIILVVYAYYKEFMSLCFDEEFATVAGINVERLYLLLLCLIALTIVLLIKVVGIILIIALLTMPASLSSHYTKNLRKMMYMSILLGASFSIMGLALSYNYDVPSGATIILVMSAAYLLHFVYKAVRPKTVTR, encoded by the coding sequence ATGCTCGAAATACTGCAATATGGTTTTATGAGGAATGCTATTATGGCAGCAGTCCTTGCAAGTATCGCCTGTGGCATCATCGGCGTGTATGTTGTTGTCAAAAAAGTTTCCTCTCTGAGTGGTGGTATTTCCCATGCTTCATTTGGAGGGGTTGGCCTGGGGTACTATCTTGGTGTCAACCCTATGTACGGACTGATACCTTTCAGTCTGCTGGCAGCTATTGCCATGGGGCTCGCAAGTAAAAGGACAAAGGTTGCCGAAGATACTGCAGTCGGCATACTGTGGTCACTGGGAATGGCTATAGGTATCATTCTCATTTATCTTACTCCCGGATATGCTCCCGACCTTATGACCTATCTTTTTGGTAACATACTTACAGTACCGCTCTCGGACATTTACCTGATGTTGGCTCTTGATGCGGTGATTATTCTGGTAGTATATGCCTATTACAAGGAATTCATGTCCCTGTGTTTTGACGAGGAATTTGCAACGGTCGCAGGTATCAATGTGGAGCGCCTTTATTTACTATTACTTTGTCTGATAGCGTTGACAATTGTCCTTCTCATAAAGGTTGTGGGGATAATACTCATTATAGCACTGCTTACTATGCCCGCATCCCTGAGCAGCCATTACACGAAGAACCTGAGAAAGATGATGTACATGTCCATCCTCCTTGGCGCTTCCTTCAGTATAATGGGGTTGGCACTATCCTATAATTATGATGTACCTTCAGGTGCGACAATTATCCTTGTAATGTCAGCAGCATACCTGCTTCATTTCGTGTACAAAGCAGTCAGACCAAAGACTGTAACCAGATGA
- a CDS encoding periplasmic solute-binding protein, with the protein MNKLIMLLAVFLSLGLVITSGCVDRQEASASTDKPVVAVSILPQAEFVEKIAGDQVRVLVMVPQGADPHTYEITSGQLRDLSKAQMYVKVGSGLDFENVWMDRLIAQNSGMLIVDSSSGIKLRTMEAHSHDDEDHDEEHDAEDHADEQNHTDEAGSRDPHIWTSPQEAKIMVNNTYAGLVQIDPDNKDLYMQNRDAYLAELDATDVMIRETLAGKEGSSFIVYHPSWGYFADEYGLVEVSVEIEGKEPSAKDMQHLIDTAKEKNITVIFVQPGFSATSAKAIASEINAEVVAVDPLAKDYIDNLAKVSEAFAKGLA; encoded by the coding sequence ATGAATAAATTAATTATGTTATTGGCAGTTTTCCTATCTTTAGGACTTGTCATCACGAGTGGTTGCGTTGACAGACAGGAAGCATCTGCCTCAACGGACAAGCCTGTTGTTGCTGTGAGCATCCTTCCGCAGGCCGAATTCGTAGAAAAGATCGCCGGAGACCAGGTCAGGGTGCTCGTTATGGTTCCCCAAGGTGCAGACCCTCATACCTATGAGATCACTTCGGGGCAGCTCAGGGACCTGAGTAAGGCTCAGATGTATGTGAAAGTTGGTTCGGGACTGGACTTTGAGAATGTGTGGATGGACAGGCTGATAGCCCAGAACTCGGGCATGCTGATAGTCGACTCATCAAGTGGTATCAAGCTGCGGACAATGGAGGCTCACTCTCATGATGACGAAGATCATGATGAAGAACATGATGCAGAAGATCACGCTGATGAACAAAACCACACGGATGAAGCGGGTTCAAGAGACCCCCATATCTGGACCTCTCCTCAGGAAGCAAAGATAATGGTTAATAATACCTATGCAGGCCTCGTACAAATCGACCCTGATAACAAAGACCTGTATATGCAGAACCGGGATGCCTATCTTGCAGAGCTGGATGCCACAGACGTCATGATCAGGGAAACCCTTGCCGGGAAAGAGGGTAGCAGTTTCATAGTGTATCATCCTTCATGGGGCTATTTCGCGGACGAGTATGGTCTTGTGGAGGTTTCCGTAGAGATCGAGGGTAAGGAGCCCAGTGCGAAAGATATGCAACACCTGATAGACACGGCGAAAGAAAAGAATATTACTGTAATATTCGTACAACCTGGTTTCAGTGCCACAAGTGCTAAGGCTATAGCTTCTGAAATAAATGCAGAAGTAGTGGCTGTCGATCCCCTTGCAAAAGATTATATAGATAATCTTGCAAAGGTATCCGAAGCGTTTGCAAAAGGACTGGCTTAA
- a CDS encoding iron dependent repressor, with translation MQDITGLELSPKKVEYLKFLFQKGGLVRTTDISAQLQVDPSTSTKTIVDLAETGLVEHIPYRGVRLTEKGLKYAEFLVNRHNILSLMLSHYGLSAEEACKETSRFESLVSKAAVDKICTSMGHPMTSVCGKIRHVSCGVP, from the coding sequence ATGCAGGATATCACTGGGCTTGAGCTTTCTCCAAAGAAAGTAGAGTATTTAAAGTTCCTCTTTCAGAAAGGCGGGCTTGTAAGGACTACAGACATCTCTGCTCAGTTGCAGGTGGATCCTTCCACATCTACCAAGACCATCGTGGATCTTGCTGAGACCGGGCTTGTGGAGCATATCCCCTACAGGGGTGTAAGGCTGACCGAAAAGGGCCTGAAATATGCTGAATTCCTTGTCAATCGGCACAATATACTGAGCCTGATGCTCAGTCATTATGGGCTGTCTGCGGAGGAAGCATGTAAAGAGACTTCGAGGTTCGAATCCCTGGTTTCAAAAGCCGCAGTAGATAAGATCTGCACATCTATGGGTCACCCCATGACAAGCGTATGTGGAAAGATACGGCATGTGTCCTGTGGAGTTCCCTGA
- a CDS encoding cell division control protein 6: protein MTKDVLLWDETIFRNGEVLELDYLPEYFAHRESQLQALKFSLKPAMRGMRPVNCLVKGPPGTGKTTAVQKVFNEMKEHTDNVVFAKINCQMDSTRFAVVSRIYEKLVNIKPPTSGVAFRKLFEKVLKHLVDTNKILVVALDDINYLFHEGHADEVMYSLLRAHEQYPGARVSVIAIISDVGTSYNFDPRVGSVFLPEEVNFPRYGPGEIGDIVRNRVQHAFYPNVVPDEVCERIVEYVSTTGDLRVGIDLLKRSGLNAERRASRTISLEDVEKAYDASRLTYLCRSIRSLTDHERTLLGLIAKGGDLQTGDLYKSFHEITGLGYTRFYEILEKMNSSQFLDADFSGKGMRGRTRMIKTRHEPQDILKCLEH, encoded by the coding sequence GTGACCAAGGACGTGCTTCTGTGGGATGAGACCATATTCCGAAACGGTGAGGTTCTTGAACTGGATTACCTTCCGGAATACTTCGCACACAGGGAATCCCAGTTGCAGGCCCTCAAGTTCAGCCTGAAGCCGGCCATGCGTGGGATGAGGCCGGTGAACTGTCTTGTCAAAGGCCCTCCGGGTACCGGAAAGACCACTGCGGTCCAGAAAGTGTTCAATGAGATGAAGGAACATACCGATAATGTGGTCTTTGCAAAGATAAACTGCCAGATGGATTCCACACGTTTTGCGGTAGTTTCCAGGATATACGAAAAGCTGGTCAATATCAAGCCGCCTACATCCGGTGTCGCTTTCAGGAAGCTTTTTGAGAAAGTATTGAAACATCTTGTGGATACCAACAAGATACTGGTGGTTGCCCTTGATGACATAAACTACCTTTTCCATGAAGGGCATGCAGACGAAGTGATGTATTCACTGCTACGGGCCCATGAACAGTACCCTGGGGCCAGGGTTTCAGTAATCGCTATCATCAGTGATGTGGGTACTTCCTACAATTTCGATCCCAGGGTAGGCTCCGTGTTTTTGCCGGAGGAGGTAAATTTCCCCCGATATGGACCTGGCGAGATTGGGGATATTGTCCGCAACAGGGTGCAGCATGCTTTTTACCCGAACGTAGTACCGGATGAGGTGTGTGAGCGCATCGTGGAATATGTGAGCACTACAGGCGACCTGCGTGTAGGTATCGATCTTCTCAAGCGTTCAGGGCTGAATGCAGAGCGCAGGGCAAGCCGCACTATCTCCCTCGAGGATGTCGAGAAAGCTTATGATGCATCCCGGCTCACGTACCTCTGTCGCAGTATTCGCTCCCTTACCGATCATGAGAGGACTTTGCTTGGTCTAATAGCAAAGGGAGGGGACCTGCAGACAGGTGATCTCTATAAATCCTTTCATGAAATCACAGGACTTGGATATACGCGCTTTTATGAGATCCTCGAAAAGATGAATTCCTCTCAGTTTCTGGATGCCGACTTCTCAGGCAAGGGCATGCGTGGAAGGACCAGGATGATCAAAACAAGGCACGAACCACAGGATATACTGAAGTGTCTTGAACACTAA